Genomic segment of Verrucomicrobiota bacterium:
GCAATCATAAATTTCATTTAGGGCATCCTCCACAACCACCACCGGAGCCCGGGGAGCTTGATGAACCTGAGACAAGGGTCATGCCGGAGGAACCCACCGTCATGACACCGGGTTTTGTAACGGTCTCGCGGATCGCGACGATTTCGTTGAGGTCATTGATCCCCCCCGTTACTGAGTAAAGATTGATCCCGGGCAGTTTTTGAGAAATTTTCCCAGAGGTGGCCGGGGAGGATTCCCCTGCTAGGATGATCCCGTCGTAGGCGGGTTTATTTTGATTTAATAATTCATTCACCGGGACAGGTTTGATCACCGTGGATTTAAAGGATATTTTCTGGTTACCCGCATTCACAAGGACGTAATGCCCATTTCTGAGGACTTCATAGGCCGATGAAGGATCAATATCCATGACCAAAACTTTTGCGGCTGCATTCATCCCGCCGAGGGGATATCCGGAATGTTTCCATGCCTGCAATCCCCCTTTCAGGACTCGGACAGACTGGAACCCTTCCCCGATCAACGCCTGATACTCCTGCCAAAAGGTGGGGGTTTCGATTTCGGGAATCAGGATAAGGGTTTGTTTTTTCATGTCATCACGGGTTTTCACCTGTGCGACGGTCATGGGGATCGATCCGGGGAGATTAAATTGCACAAATTTATCAGGGCTACGCAGGTCGATCATGAGCAGGGGAGCCTTGTCAGTAATCATCTGCTGGAGTGCGCCACTCTCGAGATATGCGGTAGGGATAGGCTTCGAGTGGGGATCTTCCCCGGCACCTTTGATTTTGAATGAAAGGGGTTTATCTAATCCTTCGATAACGACTAAAACTTCAAACTTTAAAACACCTACTTTTTCAGCCACCCAACCGACCTCCACATCCAGCGTGCCACCGGGGGCGATGAACTCATTCTTTGAAAGTAACTTCATACAAGTGCATGAAAAAGCCACATCCCCGACTTTCACCTGTTTCTTAGAGGGATTCTTCCATTGGAAAAGATGTTTTAATGGTGTCCCGATATTTACCGTGCCGAAATCATAATCGACAGCCGCGGGTTTTGCCGAAAGATAACCGCAGAAAAAAGAGAATAGGCAGAAAAGTGCAGAGACTTTAACCACAGATGAACGCAGATGGACGCAGATGGAAGTAAAGGCAGAAACAGAAAGGAGGAAAATCTTCTGAATTCTTTCTGCAACTGGGTACTGAGAACTGAATACTAGAAACTTTGCACTCATTGCAATCCTCCCATGGGTACCGGTGCGATTTGCTGGACTGTATTACTCACGCCCAGCTGGCCGAAACGGTTCTCACCCCAGACGAGGTAACTGCCATTCGTAAGGCGGATAAAGGATGAATCCCCGACCACACTGACGGAGACGGCCGCCGGGAGATTAGTCAAGAGGACAGGAGTCGGATTTAAGAGGATTCCGGTATTGGTCCCGAGCTGGTGATTATGATTTGCCCCGGCGACATAAATATTCCCATTGGTCAGGAGGATGACCGAGTGCGCAGCCCCCAGGCCGAAATCTTTTACGACCCCGAGATTCGTCAATATCTGGGGACTCCTTTGATTGATCCGGCTCCCCAGACCGAGTTGACCGGAGGAATTTGCGCCCCAGACCCAGAGGACACCATTTGATGACAGGGCTCCTGCGTGAGTGCTGCCCGCTGAGATTTTGATGATATGAGTCAACGGAGCAATTTGCGCGGGTACAGGGTTCGCCTTTGTTTGGAGCACTTGTGATAATTGACCCTGACGGTTATCTCCCCATGTAAAAACTCTGCCCTGATCGTCTAAGGCGATCGAGAACCCGCGGCCACCGGCGACTTGGGTAATATTACTCACGCCGGAAACAAGTTGCGGGGTCGTTACGATTGTCTGGTTTGATGGGCCTGCGACTTGACCATAGCGGTTATCACCCCACGCGATGAGCAGACCATTTGTGAGAATGGCCAGTGAATGTTTATCGCCTGATGCCACCTGTGAAATA
This window contains:
- a CDS encoding DUF1573 domain-containing protein, yielding MSAKFLVFSSQYPVAERIQKIFLLSVSAFTSICVHLRSSVVKVSALFCLFSFFCGYLSAKPAAVDYDFGTVNIGTPLKHLFQWKNPSKKQVKVGDVAFSCTCMKLLSKNEFIAPGGTLDVEVGWVAEKVGVLKFEVLVVIEGLDKPLSFKIKGAGEDPHSKPIPTAYLESGALQQMITDKAPLLMIDLRSPDKFVQFNLPGSIPMTVAQVKTRDDMKKQTLILIPEIETPTFWQEYQALIGEGFQSVRVLKGGLQAWKHSGYPLGGMNAAAKVLVMDIDPSSAYEVLRNGHYVLVNAGNQKISFKSTVIKPVPVNELLNQNKPAYDGIILAGESSPATSGKISQKLPGINLYSVTGGINDLNEIVAIRETVTKPGVMTVGSSGMTLVSGSSSSPGSGGGCGGCPK